One window of the Branchiostoma lanceolatum isolate klBraLanc5 chromosome 3, klBraLanc5.hap2, whole genome shotgun sequence genome contains the following:
- the LOC136430958 gene encoding putative defense protein Hdd11-like yields MAFSLAVAAALAVALPVSVVEGYPTGAPVSACTEMFPNHRMNHENASLPDVRYSSQNLSTAPYRITADVQGNGKVKVSLRVTNDSKYWEGFFLQARVQGTTTPVGMWEGLPTNAQTRDCPSGNKNAVTHKSETKTTTLEVTWTPPAAPANMTVVFRGTFVKEFEDFWVGLESDALAVNAYVSASVHLRSLTTVVMGTALLTTVAFMF; encoded by the exons ATGGCATTCTCCCTCGCAGTCGCCGCCGCCCTGGCTGTCGCCCTGCCGGTCTCCGTTGTTGAGGGGTATCCTACAGGAGCTCCTGTCTCGGCCTGCACCGAGATGTTCCCGAACCACCGGATGAACCACGAGAACGCCAGTCTTCCTGACGTGCGCTACAGCTCACAGAACCTCTCCACCGCGCCTTACCGCATCACTGCAGACGTGCAGGGAAACGGGAAGGTCAAAG TGTCCCTGAGAGTTACCAATGATTCCAAGTACTGGGAGGGCTTCTTCCTCCAAGCCCGTGTGCAGGGCACCACCACCCCGGTGGGCATGTGGGAGGGGCTTCCGACCAACGCCCAGACCAGGGACTGTCCCAGCGGAAACAAG AACGCCGTCACTCACAAGTCCGAGACGAAGACCACCACTTTGGAAGTTACCTGGACGCCCCCTGCCGCACCGGCCAATATGACAGTCGTCTTCCGAGGGACATTTGTGAAGGAATTCGAAGACTTCTGGGTCGGTCTGGAGTCAGATGCTCTCGCCGTGAACGCCT ATGTGAGCGCTAGTGTCCACCTGAGGTCCCTGACAACCGTCGTGATGGGCACCGCGCTGctgaccactgtcgccttcatGTTCTGA
- the LOC136430955 gene encoding actin-binding protein IPP-like isoform X1: protein MATEDVGVISDWKSRHWDLVQQNLNEFRSQGILCDGRILLGDRVFPVHRNILAVSCPYFRDTLTGETVDPAPAEFNITDAVTPEQFDSVMYMCYTSQLPKNLDAKLLDICEDVFKIPVTFSTVGDPVEFPPTPPSSPKSEKKKKEDGDKKEKSDDGAKPIEESQRNGEDGAEEGRGEGGEGGSETPASAPPPPPPPPPPPQASPPTPEYQDTSTVTIQDSVKRNLQSAFHRNLNDMIEREQFCDIELRVENRVFRAHKNILAAASEYFRSMFTSDMKERSQDVVTLKGVSGRSFYYLMEFMYTGDLQLCFRTVNELLVASSFLQIRLAIEAVAQFLYLHLDAENCLDVLNLTETYGLSRLGDRVYQFIKDRRETWPVEHMNPQQRARFDKTPMKCIAATAAQEFIHAADEPPELYIFDDSRNLWKLLTSLPGDVSKTTYFDVAAIDHYVYVIVGDCDTQRGKSGCRVFCFDALLRLWSEVPQMRHPRSYFGLAALGGHLYVVGGRNLKEMKEIGCSYMSSVERFEPLTNSWSPVCSLPVGVRAPRLTICMGNLWAFGDHLSWGDSTARALRYDPAVDRWAELWSALPGMKAHTGTMEEDSLYAGHMQISEFWHMPCSGPSQSTAKKLRFDPKSNRWREETWPTYANPGMKAAERNYLYLVQSEEPAGQVVRYDILTEETSELSRLPDYLPSHPASKCALLGNRLLFVDYKEPGKVHCYNVEEDRWSELANFPGVRKNTTRTITLEMTMPSSLSN from the exons ATGGCGACCGAAGATGTCGGTGTCATCAGTGATTGGAAGAGTCGGCACTGGGACTTGGTACAGCAAAACCTGAACGAGTTCCGATCGCAAGGAATCCTCTGTGATGGTCGGATCCTCCTGGGAGACCGAGTGTTCCCCGTGCACCGAAACATCCTTGCCGTCAGCTGCCCGTACTTCCGCGACACCCTCACGGGGGAGACCGTGGACCCTGCACCCGCGGAGTTCAACATCACGGACGCCGTGACTCCGGAGCAATTTGACTCcgtcatgtacatgtgctacaCCTCACAACTTCCGAAAAATTTGGACGCGAAGCTCCTGGATATATGTGAAGACGTCTTTAAGATTCCTGTCACATTTTCAACAGTCGGCGATCCGGTGGAGTTCCCACCGACGCCTCCGTCGTCTCCTAAAtctgagaaaaagaagaaggaagatGGGGATAAAAAGGAAAAGTCTGATGATGGGGCTAAGCCTATAGAAGAGTCACAAAGGAACGGTGAGGATGGAGCGGAGGAGGGCAGAGgtgagggtggggaggggggcagcgaGACACCTGCGTCTgctccacccccaccccctccaccaccccctcccccacaggcATCACCACCAACTCCTGAATACCAGGACACGTCAACCGTCACCATCCAAGACAGTGTGAAACGAAACCTCCAGTCTGCCTTCCACAGGAATCTTAACGACATGATAGAACGTGAGCAGTTCTGTGACATTGAACTTCGCGTCGAAAACAGGGTCTTCAGAGCTCACAAGAACATCCTAGCCGCCGCCAGCGAGTACTTCCGCTCCATGTTCACATCAGACATGAAGGAGAGATCACAGGACGTCGTGACACTGAAGGGAGTCAGTGGACGGAGTTTCTACTATCTCATGGAGTTCATGTACACCGGAGATCTACAGTTATGCTTCAGAACAGTTAACGAGCTTCTAGTTGCGTCCAGCTTCCTTCAAATTCGGCTGGCGATTGAAGCGGTTGCACAGTTTTTGTACCTTCATCTGGACGCAGAGAACTGCTTAGATGTCTTGAACCTGACAGAAACATACGGGCTCTCCAGGCTGGGGGACAGAGTGTATCAGTTTATAAAAGACAGGCGAGAGACGTGGCCGGTGGAACACATGAATCCTCAACAAAGGGCTCGCTTCGACAAGACACCCATGAAGTGCATCGCGGCTACTGCGGCACAG GAATTCATCCATGCTGCTGATGAGCCTCCGGAGCTGTACATTTTTGACGACAGTAGGAACTTGTGGAAGCTGCTGACGTCCCTTCCTGGCGACGTCTCCAAGACGACGTACTTTGACGTCGCCGCCATCGACCACTACGTGTACGTCATTGTAGGGGATTGCGACACCCAGCGTGGAAAAAGTGGTTGCAGGGTGTTCTGCTTCGACGCCCTCTTACGACTTTGGTCCGAAGTTCCGCAGATGCGACATCCTCGATCTTACTTTGGATTGGCAGCTCTAGGTGGACACCTTTACGTAGTTGGCGGCAGGAatttaaag GAAATGAAGGAGATCGGCTGTAGCTACATGTCATCTGTGGAGAGATTCGAACCCCTGACCAACAGCTGGAGTCCCGTGTGCTCCCTACCGGTGGGTGTCCGGGCTCCAAGGTTGACCATCTGCATGGGGAACCTTTGGGCCTTCGGAGACCACCTGTCGTGGGGAGACAGCACGGCCAGGGCGCTGCGTTACGATCCCGCTGTGGATCGCTGGGCGGAGCTGTGGAGCGCTCTACCTGGAATGAAAG CACATACAGGGACTATGGAGGAGGATAGCCTGTATGCAGGACATATGCAAATCAGTG AATTTTGGCATATGCCATGCTCAGGCCCCAGTCAGTCCACGGCGAAGAAACTTCGGTTCGACCCCAAGAGCAACCGTTGGAGAGAGGAAACATGGCCGACCTACGCCAACCCGGGGATGAAAGCAGCGGAACGCAACTATCTGTACCTTGTGCAGAGCGAGGAGCCGGCGGGGCAGGTGGTGAGGTACGACATCCTGACCGAGGAAACCAGCGAGCTCAGTCGGCTACCCGACTACCTGCCGTCACACCCGGCCAGCAAATGTGCGCTGCTAGGCAACAGGCTCCTCTTCGTGGACTACAAAGAACCGGGGAAGGTTCATTGTTACAACGTGGAGGAGGACAGGTGGAGCGAGCTGGCCAACTTCCCGGGGGTGAGAAAGAACACTACAAGAACGATAACGCTGGAGATGACGATGCCTTCTTCATTATCAAACTGA
- the LOC136430955 gene encoding actin-binding protein IPP-like isoform X2 — protein sequence MATEDVGVISDWKSRHWDLVQQNLNEFRSQGILCDGRILLGDRVFPVHRNILAVSCPYFRDTLTGETVDPAPAEFNITDAVTPEQFDSVMYMCYTSQLPKNLDAKLLDICEDVFKIPVTFSTVGDPVEFPPTPPSSPKSEKKKKEDGDKKEKSDDGAKPIEESQRNGEDGAEEGRGEGGEGGSETPASAPPPPPPPPPPPQASPPTPEYQDTSTVTIQDSVKRNLQSAFHRNLNDMIEREQFCDIELRVENRVFRAHKNILAAASEYFRSMFTSDMKERSQDVVTLKGVSGRSFYYLMEFMYTGDLQLCFRTVNELLVASSFLQIRLAIEAVAQFLYLHLDAENCLDVLNLTETYGLSRLGDRVYQFIKDRRETWPVEHMNPQQRARFDKTPMKCIAATAAQEFIHAADEPPELYIFDDSRNLWKLLTSLPGDVSKTTYFDVAAIDHYVYVIVGDCDTQRGKSGCRVFCFDALLRLWSEVPQMRHPRSYFGLAALGGHLYVVGGRNLKEMKEIGCSYMSSVERFEPLTNSWSPVCSLPVGVRAPRLTICMGNLWAFGDHLSWGDSTARALRYDPAVDRWAELWSALPGMKAHTGTMEEDSLYAGHMQISGPSQSTAKKLRFDPKSNRWREETWPTYANPGMKAAERNYLYLVQSEEPAGQVVRYDILTEETSELSRLPDYLPSHPASKCALLGNRLLFVDYKEPGKVHCYNVEEDRWSELANFPGVRKNTTRTITLEMTMPSSLSN from the exons ATGGCGACCGAAGATGTCGGTGTCATCAGTGATTGGAAGAGTCGGCACTGGGACTTGGTACAGCAAAACCTGAACGAGTTCCGATCGCAAGGAATCCTCTGTGATGGTCGGATCCTCCTGGGAGACCGAGTGTTCCCCGTGCACCGAAACATCCTTGCCGTCAGCTGCCCGTACTTCCGCGACACCCTCACGGGGGAGACCGTGGACCCTGCACCCGCGGAGTTCAACATCACGGACGCCGTGACTCCGGAGCAATTTGACTCcgtcatgtacatgtgctacaCCTCACAACTTCCGAAAAATTTGGACGCGAAGCTCCTGGATATATGTGAAGACGTCTTTAAGATTCCTGTCACATTTTCAACAGTCGGCGATCCGGTGGAGTTCCCACCGACGCCTCCGTCGTCTCCTAAAtctgagaaaaagaagaaggaagatGGGGATAAAAAGGAAAAGTCTGATGATGGGGCTAAGCCTATAGAAGAGTCACAAAGGAACGGTGAGGATGGAGCGGAGGAGGGCAGAGgtgagggtggggaggggggcagcgaGACACCTGCGTCTgctccacccccaccccctccaccaccccctcccccacaggcATCACCACCAACTCCTGAATACCAGGACACGTCAACCGTCACCATCCAAGACAGTGTGAAACGAAACCTCCAGTCTGCCTTCCACAGGAATCTTAACGACATGATAGAACGTGAGCAGTTCTGTGACATTGAACTTCGCGTCGAAAACAGGGTCTTCAGAGCTCACAAGAACATCCTAGCCGCCGCCAGCGAGTACTTCCGCTCCATGTTCACATCAGACATGAAGGAGAGATCACAGGACGTCGTGACACTGAAGGGAGTCAGTGGACGGAGTTTCTACTATCTCATGGAGTTCATGTACACCGGAGATCTACAGTTATGCTTCAGAACAGTTAACGAGCTTCTAGTTGCGTCCAGCTTCCTTCAAATTCGGCTGGCGATTGAAGCGGTTGCACAGTTTTTGTACCTTCATCTGGACGCAGAGAACTGCTTAGATGTCTTGAACCTGACAGAAACATACGGGCTCTCCAGGCTGGGGGACAGAGTGTATCAGTTTATAAAAGACAGGCGAGAGACGTGGCCGGTGGAACACATGAATCCTCAACAAAGGGCTCGCTTCGACAAGACACCCATGAAGTGCATCGCGGCTACTGCGGCACAG GAATTCATCCATGCTGCTGATGAGCCTCCGGAGCTGTACATTTTTGACGACAGTAGGAACTTGTGGAAGCTGCTGACGTCCCTTCCTGGCGACGTCTCCAAGACGACGTACTTTGACGTCGCCGCCATCGACCACTACGTGTACGTCATTGTAGGGGATTGCGACACCCAGCGTGGAAAAAGTGGTTGCAGGGTGTTCTGCTTCGACGCCCTCTTACGACTTTGGTCCGAAGTTCCGCAGATGCGACATCCTCGATCTTACTTTGGATTGGCAGCTCTAGGTGGACACCTTTACGTAGTTGGCGGCAGGAatttaaag GAAATGAAGGAGATCGGCTGTAGCTACATGTCATCTGTGGAGAGATTCGAACCCCTGACCAACAGCTGGAGTCCCGTGTGCTCCCTACCGGTGGGTGTCCGGGCTCCAAGGTTGACCATCTGCATGGGGAACCTTTGGGCCTTCGGAGACCACCTGTCGTGGGGAGACAGCACGGCCAGGGCGCTGCGTTACGATCCCGCTGTGGATCGCTGGGCGGAGCTGTGGAGCGCTCTACCTGGAATGAAAG CACATACAGGGACTATGGAGGAGGATAGCCTGTATGCAGGACATATGCAAATCAGTG GCCCCAGTCAGTCCACGGCGAAGAAACTTCGGTTCGACCCCAAGAGCAACCGTTGGAGAGAGGAAACATGGCCGACCTACGCCAACCCGGGGATGAAAGCAGCGGAACGCAACTATCTGTACCTTGTGCAGAGCGAGGAGCCGGCGGGGCAGGTGGTGAGGTACGACATCCTGACCGAGGAAACCAGCGAGCTCAGTCGGCTACCCGACTACCTGCCGTCACACCCGGCCAGCAAATGTGCGCTGCTAGGCAACAGGCTCCTCTTCGTGGACTACAAAGAACCGGGGAAGGTTCATTGTTACAACGTGGAGGAGGACAGGTGGAGCGAGCTGGCCAACTTCCCGGGGGTGAGAAAGAACACTACAAGAACGATAACGCTGGAGATGACGATGCCTTCTTCATTATCAAACTGA
- the LOC136430955 gene encoding actin-binding protein IPP-like isoform X4: MATEDVGVISDWKSRHWDLVQQNLNEFRSQGILCDGRILLGDRVFPVHRNILAVSCPYFRDTLTGETVDPAPAEFNITDAVTPEQFDSVMYMCYTSQLPKNLDAKLLDICEDVFKIPVTFSTVGDPVEFPPTPPSSPKSEKKKKEDGDKKEKSDDGAKPIEESQRNGEDGAEEGRGEGGEGGSETPASAPPPPPPPPPPPQASPPTPEYQDTSTVTIQDSVKRNLQSAFHRNLNDMIEREQFCDIELRVENRVFRAHKNILAAASEYFRSMFTSDMKERSQDVVTLKGVSGRSFYYLMEFMYTGDLQLCFRTVNELLVASSFLQIRLAIEAVAQFLYLHLDAENCLDVLNLTETYGLSRLGDRVYQFIKDRRETWPVEHMNPQQRARFDKTPMKCIAATAAQEFIHAADEPPELYIFDDSRNLWKLLTSLPGDVSKTTYFDVAAIDHYVYVIVGDCDTQRGKSGCRVFCFDALLRLWSEVPQMRHPRSYFGLAALGGHLYVVGGRNLKEMKEIGCSYMSSVERFEPLTNSWSPVCSLPVGVRAPRLTICMGNLWAFGDHLSWGDSTARALRYDPAVDRWAELWSALPGMKGPSQSTAKKLRFDPKSNRWREETWPTYANPGMKAAERNYLYLVQSEEPAGQVVRYDILTEETSELSRLPDYLPSHPASKCALLGNRLLFVDYKEPGKVHCYNVEEDRWSELANFPGVRKNTTRTITLEMTMPSSLSN, encoded by the exons ATGGCGACCGAAGATGTCGGTGTCATCAGTGATTGGAAGAGTCGGCACTGGGACTTGGTACAGCAAAACCTGAACGAGTTCCGATCGCAAGGAATCCTCTGTGATGGTCGGATCCTCCTGGGAGACCGAGTGTTCCCCGTGCACCGAAACATCCTTGCCGTCAGCTGCCCGTACTTCCGCGACACCCTCACGGGGGAGACCGTGGACCCTGCACCCGCGGAGTTCAACATCACGGACGCCGTGACTCCGGAGCAATTTGACTCcgtcatgtacatgtgctacaCCTCACAACTTCCGAAAAATTTGGACGCGAAGCTCCTGGATATATGTGAAGACGTCTTTAAGATTCCTGTCACATTTTCAACAGTCGGCGATCCGGTGGAGTTCCCACCGACGCCTCCGTCGTCTCCTAAAtctgagaaaaagaagaaggaagatGGGGATAAAAAGGAAAAGTCTGATGATGGGGCTAAGCCTATAGAAGAGTCACAAAGGAACGGTGAGGATGGAGCGGAGGAGGGCAGAGgtgagggtggggaggggggcagcgaGACACCTGCGTCTgctccacccccaccccctccaccaccccctcccccacaggcATCACCACCAACTCCTGAATACCAGGACACGTCAACCGTCACCATCCAAGACAGTGTGAAACGAAACCTCCAGTCTGCCTTCCACAGGAATCTTAACGACATGATAGAACGTGAGCAGTTCTGTGACATTGAACTTCGCGTCGAAAACAGGGTCTTCAGAGCTCACAAGAACATCCTAGCCGCCGCCAGCGAGTACTTCCGCTCCATGTTCACATCAGACATGAAGGAGAGATCACAGGACGTCGTGACACTGAAGGGAGTCAGTGGACGGAGTTTCTACTATCTCATGGAGTTCATGTACACCGGAGATCTACAGTTATGCTTCAGAACAGTTAACGAGCTTCTAGTTGCGTCCAGCTTCCTTCAAATTCGGCTGGCGATTGAAGCGGTTGCACAGTTTTTGTACCTTCATCTGGACGCAGAGAACTGCTTAGATGTCTTGAACCTGACAGAAACATACGGGCTCTCCAGGCTGGGGGACAGAGTGTATCAGTTTATAAAAGACAGGCGAGAGACGTGGCCGGTGGAACACATGAATCCTCAACAAAGGGCTCGCTTCGACAAGACACCCATGAAGTGCATCGCGGCTACTGCGGCACAG GAATTCATCCATGCTGCTGATGAGCCTCCGGAGCTGTACATTTTTGACGACAGTAGGAACTTGTGGAAGCTGCTGACGTCCCTTCCTGGCGACGTCTCCAAGACGACGTACTTTGACGTCGCCGCCATCGACCACTACGTGTACGTCATTGTAGGGGATTGCGACACCCAGCGTGGAAAAAGTGGTTGCAGGGTGTTCTGCTTCGACGCCCTCTTACGACTTTGGTCCGAAGTTCCGCAGATGCGACATCCTCGATCTTACTTTGGATTGGCAGCTCTAGGTGGACACCTTTACGTAGTTGGCGGCAGGAatttaaag GAAATGAAGGAGATCGGCTGTAGCTACATGTCATCTGTGGAGAGATTCGAACCCCTGACCAACAGCTGGAGTCCCGTGTGCTCCCTACCGGTGGGTGTCCGGGCTCCAAGGTTGACCATCTGCATGGGGAACCTTTGGGCCTTCGGAGACCACCTGTCGTGGGGAGACAGCACGGCCAGGGCGCTGCGTTACGATCCCGCTGTGGATCGCTGGGCGGAGCTGTGGAGCGCTCTACCTGGAATGAAAG GCCCCAGTCAGTCCACGGCGAAGAAACTTCGGTTCGACCCCAAGAGCAACCGTTGGAGAGAGGAAACATGGCCGACCTACGCCAACCCGGGGATGAAAGCAGCGGAACGCAACTATCTGTACCTTGTGCAGAGCGAGGAGCCGGCGGGGCAGGTGGTGAGGTACGACATCCTGACCGAGGAAACCAGCGAGCTCAGTCGGCTACCCGACTACCTGCCGTCACACCCGGCCAGCAAATGTGCGCTGCTAGGCAACAGGCTCCTCTTCGTGGACTACAAAGAACCGGGGAAGGTTCATTGTTACAACGTGGAGGAGGACAGGTGGAGCGAGCTGGCCAACTTCCCGGGGGTGAGAAAGAACACTACAAGAACGATAACGCTGGAGATGACGATGCCTTCTTCATTATCAAACTGA
- the LOC136430955 gene encoding actin-binding protein IPP-like isoform X3 codes for MATEDVGVISDWKSRHWDLVQQNLNEFRSQGILCDGRILLGDRVFPVHRNILAVSCPYFRDTLTGETVDPAPAEFNITDAVTPEQFDSVMYMCYTSQLPKNLDAKLLDICEDVFKIPVTFSTVGDPVEFPPTPPSSPKSEKKKKEDGDKKEKSDDGAKPIEESQRNGEDGAEEGRGEGGEGGSETPASAPPPPPPPPPPPQASPPTPEYQDTSTVTIQDSVKRNLQSAFHRNLNDMIEREQFCDIELRVENRVFRAHKNILAAASEYFRSMFTSDMKERSQDVVTLKGVSGRSFYYLMEFMYTGDLQLCFRTVNELLVASSFLQIRLAIEAVAQFLYLHLDAENCLDVLNLTETYGLSRLGDRVYQFIKDRRETWPVEHMNPQQRARFDKTPMKCIAATAAQEFIHAADEPPELYIFDDSRNLWKLLTSLPGDVSKTTYFDVAAIDHYVYVIVGDCDTQRGKSGCRVFCFDALLRLWSEVPQMRHPRSYFGLAALGGHLYVVGGRNLKEMKEIGCSYMSSVERFEPLTNSWSPVCSLPVGVRAPRLTICMGNLWAFGDHLSWGDSTARALRYDPAVDRWAELWSALPGMKEFWHMPCSGPSQSTAKKLRFDPKSNRWREETWPTYANPGMKAAERNYLYLVQSEEPAGQVVRYDILTEETSELSRLPDYLPSHPASKCALLGNRLLFVDYKEPGKVHCYNVEEDRWSELANFPGVRKNTTRTITLEMTMPSSLSN; via the exons ATGGCGACCGAAGATGTCGGTGTCATCAGTGATTGGAAGAGTCGGCACTGGGACTTGGTACAGCAAAACCTGAACGAGTTCCGATCGCAAGGAATCCTCTGTGATGGTCGGATCCTCCTGGGAGACCGAGTGTTCCCCGTGCACCGAAACATCCTTGCCGTCAGCTGCCCGTACTTCCGCGACACCCTCACGGGGGAGACCGTGGACCCTGCACCCGCGGAGTTCAACATCACGGACGCCGTGACTCCGGAGCAATTTGACTCcgtcatgtacatgtgctacaCCTCACAACTTCCGAAAAATTTGGACGCGAAGCTCCTGGATATATGTGAAGACGTCTTTAAGATTCCTGTCACATTTTCAACAGTCGGCGATCCGGTGGAGTTCCCACCGACGCCTCCGTCGTCTCCTAAAtctgagaaaaagaagaaggaagatGGGGATAAAAAGGAAAAGTCTGATGATGGGGCTAAGCCTATAGAAGAGTCACAAAGGAACGGTGAGGATGGAGCGGAGGAGGGCAGAGgtgagggtggggaggggggcagcgaGACACCTGCGTCTgctccacccccaccccctccaccaccccctcccccacaggcATCACCACCAACTCCTGAATACCAGGACACGTCAACCGTCACCATCCAAGACAGTGTGAAACGAAACCTCCAGTCTGCCTTCCACAGGAATCTTAACGACATGATAGAACGTGAGCAGTTCTGTGACATTGAACTTCGCGTCGAAAACAGGGTCTTCAGAGCTCACAAGAACATCCTAGCCGCCGCCAGCGAGTACTTCCGCTCCATGTTCACATCAGACATGAAGGAGAGATCACAGGACGTCGTGACACTGAAGGGAGTCAGTGGACGGAGTTTCTACTATCTCATGGAGTTCATGTACACCGGAGATCTACAGTTATGCTTCAGAACAGTTAACGAGCTTCTAGTTGCGTCCAGCTTCCTTCAAATTCGGCTGGCGATTGAAGCGGTTGCACAGTTTTTGTACCTTCATCTGGACGCAGAGAACTGCTTAGATGTCTTGAACCTGACAGAAACATACGGGCTCTCCAGGCTGGGGGACAGAGTGTATCAGTTTATAAAAGACAGGCGAGAGACGTGGCCGGTGGAACACATGAATCCTCAACAAAGGGCTCGCTTCGACAAGACACCCATGAAGTGCATCGCGGCTACTGCGGCACAG GAATTCATCCATGCTGCTGATGAGCCTCCGGAGCTGTACATTTTTGACGACAGTAGGAACTTGTGGAAGCTGCTGACGTCCCTTCCTGGCGACGTCTCCAAGACGACGTACTTTGACGTCGCCGCCATCGACCACTACGTGTACGTCATTGTAGGGGATTGCGACACCCAGCGTGGAAAAAGTGGTTGCAGGGTGTTCTGCTTCGACGCCCTCTTACGACTTTGGTCCGAAGTTCCGCAGATGCGACATCCTCGATCTTACTTTGGATTGGCAGCTCTAGGTGGACACCTTTACGTAGTTGGCGGCAGGAatttaaag GAAATGAAGGAGATCGGCTGTAGCTACATGTCATCTGTGGAGAGATTCGAACCCCTGACCAACAGCTGGAGTCCCGTGTGCTCCCTACCGGTGGGTGTCCGGGCTCCAAGGTTGACCATCTGCATGGGGAACCTTTGGGCCTTCGGAGACCACCTGTCGTGGGGAGACAGCACGGCCAGGGCGCTGCGTTACGATCCCGCTGTGGATCGCTGGGCGGAGCTGTGGAGCGCTCTACCTGGAATGAAAG AATTTTGGCATATGCCATGCTCAGGCCCCAGTCAGTCCACGGCGAAGAAACTTCGGTTCGACCCCAAGAGCAACCGTTGGAGAGAGGAAACATGGCCGACCTACGCCAACCCGGGGATGAAAGCAGCGGAACGCAACTATCTGTACCTTGTGCAGAGCGAGGAGCCGGCGGGGCAGGTGGTGAGGTACGACATCCTGACCGAGGAAACCAGCGAGCTCAGTCGGCTACCCGACTACCTGCCGTCACACCCGGCCAGCAAATGTGCGCTGCTAGGCAACAGGCTCCTCTTCGTGGACTACAAAGAACCGGGGAAGGTTCATTGTTACAACGTGGAGGAGGACAGGTGGAGCGAGCTGGCCAACTTCCCGGGGGTGAGAAAGAACACTACAAGAACGATAACGCTGGAGATGACGATGCCTTCTTCATTATCAAACTGA